One genomic window of Streptomyces sp. NBC_01498 includes the following:
- a CDS encoding LacI family DNA-binding transcriptional regulator, whose product MGRKRVTLADVARRAGLSTSAASMILNGRPDSRLSADAHARVNEAAAELGYRPNVAARGLRTDKTLTIGFISDVVATTRFASGLIRGALDAAQRAGHVVLVLETGGDPERESEAIGAVLDRQVDGIIFAVMRARELFVPEIPSATRVVTLNATDAKHPASVLPDELAGGASAVGLLADAGHREGIALIGHDAAAEKELFHSTTVARRIAGIRAAMGERGLRFAAEESCLEWEPQHGYEVTHALLERRSDIRALLCMNDRLAFGAYQALADHGLSVPRDVSVVSFDNDELASYLRPGLTTVGLPHEAMGRASVEMLLAPGGPSGGRLIPMPVIERRSVRAPTR is encoded by the coding sequence ATGGGGCGCAAGCGCGTCACGCTCGCCGACGTCGCCCGGCGCGCCGGGCTGTCCACCAGCGCCGCGTCGATGATCCTCAACGGCAGGCCGGACTCCCGGCTCTCCGCCGACGCCCATGCCCGCGTCAACGAGGCCGCCGCCGAGCTCGGCTACCGGCCGAACGTCGCCGCCCGTGGCCTGCGTACCGACAAGACCCTCACCATCGGCTTCATCTCCGATGTCGTCGCCACCACCCGTTTCGCCAGCGGCCTGATCCGCGGAGCGCTGGACGCCGCCCAGCGGGCGGGGCACGTCGTGCTCGTCCTGGAGACCGGCGGCGACCCGGAGCGGGAGTCCGAGGCGATCGGGGCCGTGCTCGACCGTCAGGTCGACGGCATAATCTTCGCCGTCATGCGCGCCCGGGAACTGTTCGTGCCCGAGATCCCGTCGGCCACCCGCGTCGTCACGCTCAACGCCACGGACGCCAAGCACCCCGCGTCGGTGCTTCCCGACGAACTCGCCGGCGGCGCCTCGGCCGTCGGCCTCCTCGCCGACGCCGGTCACCGGGAGGGAATCGCCCTCATCGGACACGACGCGGCGGCCGAGAAGGAACTCTTCCACTCCACCACCGTCGCGCGCCGCATCGCCGGGATCCGCGCCGCGATGGGTGAGCGGGGACTGCGCTTCGCCGCCGAGGAGTCGTGCCTGGAGTGGGAGCCGCAGCACGGTTACGAGGTGACCCACGCCCTCCTCGAACGCCGGAGCGACATCCGTGCCCTGCTGTGCATGAACGACCGCCTCGCCTTCGGCGCGTACCAGGCGCTGGCCGACCACGGCCTGTCCGTCCCCCGTGACGTCTCCGTCGTCTCGTTCGACAACGACGAACTCGCCTCCTACCTCAGGCCCGGCCTCACGACCGTCGGGCTGCCCCACGAGGCCATGGGCCGGGCCTCCGTCGAGATGCTGCTCGCCCCCGGCGGACCCTCCGGCGGCCGTTTG